The Apium graveolens cultivar Ventura chromosome 3, ASM990537v1, whole genome shotgun sequence sequence atacagaattcttgagaattgttccttgcgtatctttgattcactccctgaactttgtttctttaaaatctgaattaagaatgagtttcgacttgaaagagtccgaatgatttcaaaggcttggtaatgataaaatgaattttagaaaacctattgttttccaactcaaggttttccaaatgaattcctgatggattggattgagacgtaagaggctagtgggactagtccagtcatggtaagaggctagtgggactagtccaatttaaggctgaaattatgccgaatggtaccttaaagaccagaatggaggtcgatacgggctgatcacccgtatataatgaaatggaaagataagtgatccaatcaagggttctaaatgattatttaaaaagggaactgaaacttttattcagtaaattgattttttttgaaatgaaaatggtttatactgctttgaaaagagttgattatgttaatgtggagcttaaagctcagaaccctgattcctgaaattgttgatcatatgaatgattctatatcttgaaatactgttgctttcctctaccgaaagatctattttgatcctataatgaattgtgatgaatgtcggctttcgtcctgtttcgagctttgtttcttgaaagcccaactattcttcggatacccttttccttatcccaaagaaaaaaaatatatggaaatctgccacctagattagctaagatagaatgccctagtttgttcaaagtatattgagatttgatattgtagaactgctatttagttacttgctgagttttatactcatttgttttgtcttaatttaaccatggcagttaagcaagaagatggccaggcttaggcgcactgctcgtaagagcgtacctggtggtccctaccgtgttgagggcttccagttgccagagcaggtagtacaggttatgagtgagctcgcgcctagaaagaggtgtttaaagatacaatgggttatctgtcggttcccagccggaatcgatattgattatttaagaatattttgggtttgtaagttatattttgtgattggtagttgtaatcttgtctcatactttatcctgctgatcctgttagtagttaatcggggtttatgcatatttaattattagaatagaggtgtgtgagtcctcatttcctaaccccgagattgagggcgtcacatggCCCCTTTCTTAAATGGGGACGGGTCTACAACAACTGTTTGTTGTAGACTTGAATTTAACAAACACTTTTGCAGCCGTTGATCTGGGATTGGAGGGCTGGATCATTGGGGGGACCGCGGAAATTTTCAGCGGTCGGTCAGGACGGACCGCGGAAAATTTCTGCGGTTGGTACTGCTCCCTTATCCCCAACTGCTCCCTTATCCCCAACATTCCAGCAGATCCTCATTTTACCACACAAAAAcatcaaaatttcaaaaaaaaatctaCTCTCCAAGTTTATATTTTAGGCGATTTTGGGACATTTTCATCAAGAAATTCAAGTTGTTTTGTCAATTCAAGGTATATTTCTTGTCTTAAATTTCACATTTTCATGGCGGATAAATTATTTGCTCGTATGTTTCGTCATAAACGTCAAAATGAAAAAAAAGAGGCTATTGATTGTAGTTTACATCTTGATAGTTTAAATAGTAGTAAAGAACCTAAAACCCCTGTATATGTTGAAGATGATGATTTTGTAGATAGAAATGAggaatttattaatttagatgacgatttggttgatgttgaagatgaaagtgatgaaaatgaggttgaaaatgaggttgaaaatgatagtgataatgttgagggtgaggatgaagatgataatgtagAGGATGCAGATTTGTATGAAAATGTTGATGGGGGGGGGGGGAGTTCCATATTTGAATCAAATTTTTCAAAGTGTGGATGAGGCCGGTCATTTTTTTAGGGCTTATGCTTTACGAAATGGATTTGCTATTAAAATTCAAGCTAGCCATCGTAATAAAGACAACGAGATATATGGTCGTTTATATGTTTGTAGGCTTTATGGAAAAAGTGTCGTCGCCGAGAGTAGTCAAAATAAACGGCGTAGAGAGGTTCTTCCTAAAAGCGAGTGCAAGGTGAGGATGTAtgtcaattatcaaaagaaaaaacgTCACTGGGAGGTAACTAGCCTTGAATTGGTACATAACCACGGTCTTGTTTCCCCTAGTAAGATGAATTTGGTACAACGAGAAAGACATGTCAACACCGCGACCCGTAGTTTGATTAAAACGCTTTATAGTTTGGGGGTTCGTAATTGTCAAGTGATGAATGTGATTGGTAACATTCATGGAGGTAATGACAAAGTTGGTTTCAATGTTCAacatgttaggaatatgttaagAGACGAGAGGAAGAAAAGGTTTGAGATTAGTGACGCCCAAGCGGGGTTGGACTTGTTGCATAGGTTGAATGAAGAAAGTggttctaaatattttattaggaCCGAAGTCGATGAAGAGAATCGCTTGAAGTGTCTAGTATGGATTGATCCGAGATGTATAATGGCTTACCAAAATTTTGGCGATGTTATGGCTTTTGATACCACTTATCGGACAAATAGGTATGCAATGCCATTTGTCCCATTTACCGGAGTCAATCATCATTATCAATCGGTAATTTTCGGGTTTGCATTGATGCGGGATGAACACGCATCGACTTTTGAGTGGATTCTTCGTACTTGGCTTGAAGGTGTGGGGAATAATCCTCCATTGACTATAATCACGGATCAAGATCAAGCCATGGCAAGTGCTATTATGGTTGTACTCTCGAATACTACCCATTTATTGTGTTCTTGGCACATTAGTCAAAAATTCCCGGAGAAATTAGCTCATTATTATTCGGCTTTTCCGGAATTCAAGACAGACTTCAACAATTGCATTTATAAATCTCTCACCGAATGTGTTTTTGAAGCTAGATGGGCGTCGTTTGTGGAAAAGTATCACTTGCAAGATCATAAATGGTTAAAGGGGTTATATGAGTTGAAGCACAAGTGGATTCCTGCATATACTAGAAACAAATTTTCGGCGTTTCAAAATAGTACATCGAGGAGTGAGGGGATGAATTCTTTCTTTGATAAGTATGTGAGTTCGGCAACGGGTTTGAAGGAATTCATTAAAAATGCCCAAAAAGCATTGGCAAGGTAATTCATGAGGGAGAAGGAAGAAGATTATGTCACCATTAATCTAAAACGTCCATGAAATTGCATACCACATTAGAGTATCATGCTTCTTGTATCTACACTAAGGAAATGTTTAGAAGATTTCAAGATGAATTGGTTGAGTCTTCAAAATACTTTGTTGAAAAAGACCGACGAGCTAGTGAAGAAGGGGAGAGAATGTGGGATGTTTATAAGTACTATAGTTGTTATAGGCCCATGTCCGAGCCTACGAGAAGAAATGTTTATTTTGTGGCATTCGAGAAAGCAAGCTCTTTGGGAATGTGTACGTGTAGAATGCTTGAACATTCGGGGCTACCTTGTAGACACCTATTGGCGGTCTTCACTAAGAAACGGGTTTCGGAAATTCCCCCGTATTACATAAACCGGAGGTGGACAATGCAtgccaatagagttgatggtgtgtTGCCTTACAATTTGGATGTTGGACAAAGTCATGAGATGACCTCAACCGATCGATTTAATAGCATGACAATGTTAACCATGAGTTTTTGTCAAAGTAGCATTGCATCCAAAGAACGGTATGATTATGCCGTTGGAGTGATGAATCGAGAAATACCAATTCTCGAAAAAATGAGCGTTGATGGAATTAAATCTTACGAAAGCAATTCGCAATCTCCAAATGCAAGTGCTCATGAAGAAACAATTCTTGACCCTATTATGTCCCAAACTAAAGGGAGGAAGAAGGACGTTCGTTTTAAAAGTCCAATAGAATCGATTGGTAAAAAGGAGAAGCCGCCAAGAAGGTGCACTTATTGTCAAATGGAAGGTCATGATAAAAGGAAGTGTGCTAGTAGACTAGAAGATCTTAAAAATGTTCAAGAATCGCAATATAATTAGTGGTGTACCATTTTGTAACCGAATGTTGTAATTTTTAAATGGATTTGAATTTTAAGTGTTTAACATTGCTTTCTTTTTTGTTATGttttattgtcatataattgtgTTTTATTGTGATAGGTAACATGACTAGCGAGTATAGTGGTGAGAACAACTCCGATCATAGTTGTGATTCGGTTTCCCACATTAGCAACACATTCTCGGACTCCCTACCAAGCGACTCATGGTATGAGGACAATGACGAGGAAGATGTGGTCTCACCAACCTTTAGTGAGATGGAAGATGCATGTGCCGAGTTGATGCCCCTTGTGGACAATGACGAGCCGCCCCATGTGGAGGAAGAGGAAACGGACTTGTACCCACCCGATGAGGAGGCTTATAGGGCCAAAAATTGGATCGAGGCATGCAATTGGATGGAGGGTACTGAACCGTGGAGATTGGTGAACTCTCATCCGGATCCGTACTTCCTTCCGATCTTGAATTTGGGCAACAACACGCCCGATGGAAAATGGAAAAAATCCGGATGGAATTGCGGTAAGCTTGTTAAATGTGATCGGATTGCCGATATTGTAAACTTGAGGCCTCGTGAGGGTTGTAATATGGACCAAATACGCATCGAATATGTGAAGGGTTGGGTTTCACACCTAACGGGAGGGACGGAGAGGGAACGCGGGACATGTTTTGCAAGATTTCGTCTCTACGATGGCTCGAATACGATTTCGGTTACCATTTGGAACGACTCCAACCCTTACCCTTGGAAACTTATGGAAGGCCATATCCGTGATGGTTGTGTACTTGTTCTCTACCATATTGCATGCTTCGTGGATACTACGCAAGAAGTTGCTCAACACCGGTTATCCGGTGGTCTTTCTAATATACTAGGTATTTTTGGTTAGGACCaatatatttcataaaatttagTGGATTGTATTGATCGTCTAATTTTCATTCGAATCTATGTATTTTCATTGaattttatatgaatttatatgaatcttCTATGAATTAAAGTATGAAATTTGAGATTGAAAGTGTACCTAAAAATTTGAGATTGAAAAGTAAAATTTACAAGTCGAACTATACATTACAAATTGTTATGAAATGTATTGAAAagtttttttcaatatttggacAAGCGTTGACTTTCGTTGACTTTTTTAAGGAATTTTCAATTTATcgtaaaaaatgaaaaaaaataattttttttttgaaaatcactCATTACCATATTTTAAGACTTTTGAGAGTAGTTTGGATTAGTGGAAGTTAGTTTAGGACTAACTTCCAAAAATTAAGCAATTTCAACAGAAGATTAATTTGCACATACTCTGTTTCCCCTGTCTTTTGCTCTGTTTTCAGGGGCAAAAAACAAAACTGATGGACCGTTCCGCGGTGGGGCTGTAGACGGACCGCGGAAATTTTCCGCGGTTGGGGCCATTAAATTGTTTTTTTGCAGATTGAAAACAAAGCAGCCAGGAAATTCACAACCAAATTCACAACCAAATTCACAACCAAATCCACAACCAAATTCCACCAAAATCCCAACACCTACAACACCAAAATCCACCAAATTCCACCAAAATCTACCAAATTCCACCAAAATCTACCAAATTCCACCAAAATCCACAACAACCCAAAATGCTCAAAAATAACAAAAATCCAACAAAATTAAACAACGTCAAACCAAACAAACCAAATAAACCAAATAAAACCTGACAACATAAAATGAAATCCAACTACATAATTCAACAACCTAAAATCAAATGAAATCCAACTACATAATCCGACAACCTAAAATGAAATGCAATCCAACTACATAATCCGACAAACTAAAACACTATGAAATTCAACTACGAAGCCTCGTGACGCCTATGCATACGAATCCCGGGAATCCCCCTTGCCTTCCCTAACTGAAGCTCCCTGGCTATCCGATACCTAAAGGTATCCACCTCCTCCTGCGACCAATTTGGTACCTCAGCTAAGTCATATCCTTGTGTGAAGTAGTCCATGTACTTCATCACATAAACACCACAATCATTAGAGTTTCGTTGCTTTGGCCTGGACGGTAGAGCTAGGACCTCGGCTGAAGTAGGGTCAAGCCCCTCGACTGGGTGTACCATATGCAATAGCCTCGGCAACAACCATGACTACAATGAAATTATGATCCGAGAATGAATATAATATACAATTGGTAAGGACTATATAGAAGACAGTAATAGTAGAGGAACATACCACCACTCGTATATCCTCACGATAATCCGGCTCGTCATTCATTGAATCTATGATAAGACCTTCAAATCGTCTAGTACCGAACATGAACAAAACCCAATGCACATCTCCGACACAACATGGGAAGAATATGTAGTCCGCCTCGAGAACGGAAGGACCAACAGTAGCACTGGAAAACCCGATAAAGCTACGTAATGCTTTATTCCATGCCCTCTGCAATGTATCTCCACCGACCCTCGATGCTTTTCTGATTTTCTTCACATGTCCTTTCCCAAGAACCATGAAGTAGGGATCCATGAAATAATAGATGGGTTTCCTCTCCCATATACCTCCAGTGTGAATCTCCTCCTCCCGAGTCCTTAGCAATCCCTGCAAGTATATATGAATGCAACAAGTAAAATAAATGCAACAAGTAAAATTAATGCAACAAGTAAAATAAAAGCAAAAACTAAAATATATTAGACAACGAACAATACCATATAAGTGTATATGATCCTGTCATCAACCCATGTTCCTGGAGCCAGACTCTGCATAGCTGATGCATGGACGTGATAGTCCTGAACACTAAGACCACCGGGATTCCTCGGCGCCATCCCAAAGCCCCATCCCCAATCTGAATATATAGCATTCTTCTTTGTCATGCTGAGACTCTTAGTGATACTCCACTTCTCCTCTTTCATCCTGCGGGATGCAAGCTTCGCGGGCCTACTAGATGAGGCAATAGCCTGGGGTGGCTGAGACACATGCTGGGATGGCTGTGTCATGTCAACGACATCCTGGGCAGGAATGGCTGGAATGTCAAAGTCGTCAGCCAAAGGTGCAATGAAATCTGATTTTATGTTCTGAAATGTGGGAGGTCTGTAGGCGGGTCCTTTGATCTTCTTCATCAACCGAGAGAATGGTGTGAGGAAGGTAGCAGAAATCCTCCCAAACTCCTCCACAAACTCAGGAGGAACCCTAGCATCCAGCTGCTTCAACATATTAAGCCCGACAACCATCTACAAACAAAAACAAGCAAACATTTTTTCATTAATTCCACAAGGATATCATATCATCAAGATGAAATACGTGTGAATGCAAATTTTGTAGTGTGTGGGGGTGTAATGTGAAATATGCATATTTGTAAAACACTTACAACTTCATAGCCCTCGAGGCTATCATACAACTCCCTCGTCTTGTACTGCTGCTGAGGCTGTGGATCGGGCTTCCCTATGCGCATACGATATATATCAGCATACCACGCCATGTAATCAGCCTCCGAAGCTATGTCTACCGAGTCATCAACAAGGCCATCCAAATCTGAACAGAACCTGGCCCATTTGCCAATATCAATAAACCACCGCACCAGCCAATCCTCCCCTGCAAACGTGGCATCCTTAGCCCCCCTGTAACCAACCATGTTCACCGGTGCCCGTGGAATCTGCGGACTAGAACCAAACTGTCTCGACACCCTGTCCGGATGCTGCCACTCGACCATGTCGTAACATACAAGGGGAACTCGACCACACCCAGCTAACTGTGCCTGTATCATCTCGCTGTCCATAACATCCTCGAACCTAGCATACGGCCTCCAGACCACCTCATCACCAGCAACACCATCAAACTCACCCCTATAGAATGGTAAGCTGTGGTGAGGGCCTGACATCCTGCGCTTCTTTGAAACCCCGACATGAGTATCACTAGCATAGGCCCATCCCTCAGCAACCGGATAATCCTCCTGACCGGGAGATCGTAATGGCACGCCACTACGAGGAAATCTCTCAGAAGACCAAACCTGTAACACCCAGACACAACAAGCAATGCTCTTGCTGCCCTTCCTTGCAGCAATCTCCAAACCCCGGTATATATGAGCTAACACAGCTGCACCCCAAGCATAATAAGGAATCTCCCGCATATTAATCAATGGGTGCATATACCGAACATGAACAAAAGAGCGGTTGATGTTGGGAAAGAGGATACAA is a genomic window containing:
- the LOC141714384 gene encoding protein FAR1-RELATED SEQUENCE 5-like translates to MLMGGGGVPYLNQIFQSVDEAGHFFRAYALRNGFAIKIQASHRNKDNEIYGRLYVCRLYGKSVVAESSQNKRRREVLPKSECKVRMYVNYQKKKRHWEVTSLELVHNHGLVSPSKMNLVQRERHVNTATRSLIKTLYSLGVRNCQVMNVIGNIHGGNDKVGFNVQHVRNMLRDERKKRFEISDAQAGLDLLHRLNEESGSKYFIRTEVDEENRLKCLVWIDPRCIMAYQNFGDVMAFDTTYRTNRYAMPFVPFTGVNHHYQSVIFGFALMRDEHASTFEWILRTWLEGVGNNPPLTIITDQDQAMASAIMVVLSNTTHLLCSWHISQKFPEKLAHYYSAFPEFKTDFNNCIYKSLTECVFEARWASFVEKYHLQDHKWLKGLYELKHKWIPAYTRNKFSAFQNSTSRSEGMNSFFDKYVSSATGLKEFIKNAQKALAR
- the LOC141714385 gene encoding uncharacterized protein LOC141714385; translation: MLGFGIFADPVVVLATDTRLISALVERWRPETNTFFTRQREMTVTLEDVGFILGVPVQGDALTCGVIENKAAYFANNWFEPLTEEEVKEALYWNNIKLGWLFERYGAQKPEKYNMRATVVHTKAYLLFIMGCILFPNINRSFVHVRYMHPLINMREIPYYAWGAAVLAHIYRGLEIAARKGSKSIACCVWVLQVWSSERFPRSGVPLRSPGQEDYPVAEGWAYASDTHVGVSKKRRMSGPHHSLPFYRGEFDGVAGDEVVWRPYARFEDVMDSEMIQAQLAGCGRVPLVCYDMVEWQHPDRVSRQFGSSPQIPRAPVNMVGYRGAKDATFAGEDWLVRWFIDIGKWARFCSDLDGLVDDSVDIASEADYMAWYADIYRMRIGKPDPQPQQQYKTRELYDSLEGYEVMVVGLNMLKQLDARVPPEFVEEFGRISATFLTPFSRLMKKIKGPAYRPPTFQNIKSDFIAPLADDFDIPAIPAQDVVDMTQPSQHVSQPPQAIASSSRPAKLASRRMKEEKWSITKSLSMTKKNAIYSDWGWGFGMAPRNPGGLSVQDYHVHASAMQSLAPGTWVDDRIIYTYMGLLRTREEEIHTGGIWERKPIYYFMDPYFMVLGKGHVKKIRKASRVGGDTLQRAWNKALRSFIGFSSATVGPSVLEADYIFFPCCVGDVHWVLFMFGTRRFEGLIIDSMNDEPDYREDIRVVSWLLPRLLHMVHPVEGLDPTSAEVLALPSRPKQRNSNDCGVYVMKYMDYFTQGYDLAEVPNWSQEEVDTFRYRIARELQLGKARGIPGIRMHRRHEASFYLVYLILVEFGRFWWNLVDFGVVGVGILVEFGCGFGCEFGCEFGCEFPGCFVFNLQKNNLMAPTAENFRGPSTAPPRNGPSVLFFAPENRAKDRGNRFDL